The following coding sequences lie in one Danio rerio strain Tuebingen ecotype United States chromosome 3, GRCz12tu, whole genome shotgun sequence genomic window:
- the hirip3 gene encoding HIRA-interacting protein 3 (The RefSeq protein has 7 substitutions compared to this genomic sequence), whose amino-acid sequence MAKEKDAIRKFVVAQLQKCSDLSTLTLGILRRRYLVKVGRESLSAQDRQLMKVIVEEELLKMQASSDDEPLIKMVNPSKTQSKRKRVDDEDDEEEERKVMDRTKRSRLEESPPPDSPDSGIEKAMNEVGHKEEAGSDKDTDEDSEEEEKEKMKGKPQKKKGGKKSPQVEDNRKKKKLKKKTIESDEDEELEDSEEEERQKPKEKEDSDSEEAAKSESASDSEDEKPKSKTKTPSKRKDIRKKKPVERDVVKEVEREVFGSSSESEEEKNQSAKIKNGSISEDESAGDSDEERDKSEDAAGLPSKETKNNEKLRDGQEEAEDSDSSSLPSLEDEEEQEKEKTKKEGKKSVRKKSSEERENTSRGKDEENKAVSRLKRYIALCGVRRNYKKLLDGCRSVKAKVAVLKKELEELGVEGQPSIEKCKKARLKREEAQELAELDMSNIITTQGRPKRRAAAAVWPPAQNASPPSSAYKRVVDSDSDSGYSHTNRGRKRGAWANLHGIISDDGDSE is encoded by the exons ATGGCCAAAGAAAAGGACGCGATAAGAAAGTTTGTTGTGGCTCAACTGCAGAAGTGCTCGGACCTCAG CACACTGACTTTAGGCATTCTGAGGAGGAGATACCTGGAGAAAGTGGGAAGAGAGTCGCTCAGTGCACAGGACAGACAGCTGATGAAGGTTATTGTTGAGGAGGAGCTTTTGAAGATGCAG GCTAGCAGTGACGATGAGCCTCTTATTAAGATGGTGAATCCATCAAAGACCCAGAGCAAAAGAAAAAGAGTGGATGATGAAGACGATGAGGAGGAAGAGAGGAAAGTGATGGATAGGACAAAGCGATCACGGCTGGAGGAGTCTCCTCCACCAG ATTCCCCCGACTCAGGCATAGAGAAGGCTATGAATGAGGTAGGACATAAAGAAGAAGCGGGAAGTGATAAAGACACAGATGAAGACagtgaggaggaggagaaagagaaaATGAAGGGAAAACCACAGAAAAAGAAAGGAGGGAAGAAAAGCCCACTGGTTGAAGACAACAGGAAGAAAAAGAAACTAAAGAAGAAGACGATTGAAAGTGATGAAGATGAGGAGTTGGAGGATTCTGaggaggaggaaagaaaaaaaccGAAAGAGAAAGAGGATTCAGACAGCGAGGAAGCGGCTAAAAGTGACTCTGCGAGCGATTCTGAGGACGAAAAACCGAAGAGCAAAACAAAGACACCGAGCAAGAGAAAAGATATAAGAAAAAAGAAGCCAGTTGAGAGGGATGTTGTGAAGGAAGTGGAGAGAGAGGTGTTTGGTAGCAGCTCGGAGAGTGAAGAGGAGAAAAACCAGagagctaaaataaaaaatgggaGCATCTCTGAAGATGAAAGTGCTGGAGACAGTGACGAGGAGAGAGATAAGAGTGAAGATGTTGCTGGTTTACCCTCTAAAGAGACAAAGAATAATG AGAAGTTACGGGACGGTCAGGAGGAAGCAGAGGACTCTGACTCCTCATCTCTTCCCTCACTGGAGGACGAGGAGGAGCAGGAGAAAGAGAAGACCAAGAAAGAGGGGAAGAAAAGCGTGAGAAAGAAGAGCAGCGAAGAGAGGGAGAACACATCCAGAGGAAAG GATGAGGAGAATAAGGCTGTGTCCAGACTGAAGCGCTACATCGCCCTCTGTGGAGTGAGACGAAACTACAAAAAGCTGCTGGATGGCTGTCGATCTGTAAAGGCAAAGGTGGCTGTGCTGAAGAAAGAGCTGGAGGAGCTGGGTGTGGaag GTCAGCCCTCGATAGAAAAGTGCAAAAAAGCTCGACTAAAGAGAGAAGAAGCGCAAGAGCTGGCTGAGCTGGACATGAGCAACATCATCACCACTCAGG GACGTCCCAAAAggagagcagcagcagcagtgtggCCCCCGGCCCAGAATGCCTCCCCTCCCTCCTCCGCTTATAAACGTGTTGTGGACTCTGACTCGGACAGTGGAGACAGTCACACAAACAGGGGCCGCAAGAGAGGAGCCTGGGCCAACCTACACGGCATCATTAGTGATGATGGAGACAGTGAGTAG
- the kctd13 gene encoding BTB/POZ domain-containing adapter for CUL3-mediated RhoA degradation protein 1 (The RefSeq protein has 2 substitutions compared to this genomic sequence), with protein sequence MSAEASGSSGGHAVTVSGSSPSSSSHVGEEKPGRSLVSSKYVKLNVGGTLHYTTVQTLSKEDSLLRSICDGSTEVSIDSEGWVVLDRCGRHFSLVLNFLRDGTVPLPDSTRELEEVLKEAQYYRLQGLVQHCLSILQKRRDVCRGCHIPMITSAKEEQRMIATCRKPVVKLQNNRGNNKYSYTSNSDDNLLKNIELFDKLGLRFNGRVLFIKDVLGDEICCWSFYGEGRKIAEVCCTSIVYATEKKQTKVEFPEARIFEETLNILIYENGRGSGGMALLESGGVSSSGAGQSEEEGAGAGGGDRRVRRIHVRRHIMHDERGHGQQTVYKD encoded by the exons ATGTCTGCCGAGGCATCTGGTTCGTCTGGTGGGCATGCGGTGACTGTGTCCGGGTCTTCCCCGTCATCCTCCAGCCATGTTGGGGACGAAAAGCCTGGCAGGAGTCTGGTGAGCAGCAAGTACGTGAAGCTCAATGTTGGCGGAACTCTCCACTACACCACAGTCCAAACGCTCAGCAAAGAAGACAGCTTGCTCAGGAGTATTTGTGACGGGAGCACAGAGGTCAGCATCGACTCTGAAG GCTGGGTGGTGTTGGACCGATGCGGGAGACACTTTTCCCTGGTGTTGAACTTCCTGCGGGACGGGACAGTTCCTTTGCCAGATAGCACGAGGGAGCTGGAGGAGGTGTTGAAGGAGGCGCAATACTACAGACTTCAGGGTCTTGTGCAGCACTGCCTCTCCACATTACAG AAACGCAGAGATGTTTGCAGAGGTTGTCACATTCCTATGATAACTTCAGCCAAAGAGGAACAGAGGATGATAGCCACCTGTAGAAAG CCAGTGGTGAAACTACAGAATAACAGAGGGAACAATAAATACTCCTATACCAG CAACTCTGATGATAACCTCCTGAAGAACATCGAGCTGTTCGATAAGCTGGGGCTGCGCTTTAACGGCCGGGTTCTGTTTATTAAAGACGTGCTGGGAGATGAGATTTGCTGCTGGTCTTTTTACGGCGAGGGACGCAAGATTGCTGAAGTCTGCTGCACCTCCATTGTTTATGCCACCGAGAAGAAGCAGACCAAA GTTGAGTTTCCAGAAGCTCGTATTTTCGAGGAGACGCTCAACATTTTGATTTATGAAAATGGGCGTGGCTCGGGAGGAATGGCCCTGCTGGAGTCTGGGGGCGTTTCTTCATCGGGTGCAGGCCAATCAGAGGAGGAAGGGGCGGGTGCAGGGGGCGGAGACAGGCGGGTGAGGCGGATCCATGTGCGGAGGCATATTATGCATGACGAAAGGGGTCACGGACAGCAGACTGTCTACAAAGACTGA